In Centropristis striata isolate RG_2023a ecotype Rhode Island chromosome 15, C.striata_1.0, whole genome shotgun sequence, a genomic segment contains:
- the acaca gene encoding acetyl-CoA carboxylase 1 isoform X1 — translation MEQQDGAANKNPAVAALHSHFIVGSVSEENSEDEIPGKPDLQLEEKETRSLSPSSDSSSSTYEMGFDHIDGPSHNLRPSMSGLHLVKQGRDRRRIDLQRDFTVASPAEFVTRFGGNKVIEKVLIANNGIAAVKCMRSIRRWAYEMFRNERAIRFVVMVTPEDLKANAEYIKMADHYVPVPGGTNNNNYANVELILDIAKRIPVQAVWAGWGHASENPKLPELLHKNGIAFMGPPSQAMWALGDKIASSIVAQTAGIPTLPWSGVGLTVEWTESNQRKKIINVPSDVYELGCIQDVEDGLKAAEKVGYPVMVKASEGGGGKGIRKVNCADDFPNLFRQVQAEVPGSPIFVMQLAKHARHLEVQILADQYGNAISLFGRDCSVQRRHQKIIEEAPATIATSDVFEDMERCAVKLAKMVGYVSAGTVEYLYSQDGSFYFLELNPRLQVEHPCTEMVADVNLPAAQLQIAMGIPLQRIKDIRMLYGVQPWGDSPIDFEGLSTAPSPRGHVIAARITSENPDEGFKPSSGTVQELNFRSNKNVWGYFSVAAAGGLHEFADSQFGHCFSWGENREEAISNMVVALKELSIRGDFRTTVEYLIKLLETESFQHNTIDTGWLDRLISEKMQAERPDTMLGIVSGALHVADVNLRNSVSNFLHSLERGQVLPAHTLLNTVDVELIYEGTKYVLTVTRQSPNSYVVIMNQSSAEVDVHRLSDGGLLLSYDGSSYTTYMKEEVDRYRITIGNKTCVFERENDPSLLRSPSAGKLIQFTVEDGGHVFSGQCYAEIEVMKMVMTLTAAESGCIHYVKRAGAALEPGCVIAKLQLDDPSRVQQAELHTGPLPTIQAVALRGEKLHRVFHNTLDHLVHIMNGFCLPEPFFSVKLKEWVERLMKNMRDPSLPLLELQDIMTSVSGRIPPAVEKCIKKEMAQYASNITSVLCQFPSQQIANILDSHAATLNKKSEREVFFMNTQSIVQLVQKYRSGIRGHMKAVVMDLLRQYLKVEIQFQNGHYDKCVFALREENKGDMANVLNYIFSHAQVTKKNLLVTMLIDQLCGRDPTLTDELMAILTELTQLSKTTNAKVALRARQVLIASHLPSYELRHNQVESIFLSAIDMYGHQFCIENLQKLILSETSIFDVLPNFFYHSNQVVRMAALEVYVRRAYIAYELNSVQHRQLRDNTCIVEFQFMLPTSHPNRGNIPTLNRKLSAPILDIVKAADTRLQQTKLQDLKEQDIKSEDDNAEKKPVDRMSFSSNLNHYGMVHVASVSDVLLDTSFTPPCQRMGAMVAFRSFQEFTRNINDVLSCFSDSPPPSPTFPEGGNPVLYGEEDNKSVQDEPIHILNVAIKTDSDIDDEGLAAIFREFTQSKKSLLFEHGIRRLTFLVAQKDFRKQVNCEVDQRFHREFPKFFTFRARDKFEEDRIYRHLEPALAFQLELNRMRNFALSAMPCANHKMHLYLGAARVEVGTEVTDYRFFVRAIIRHSDLVTKEASFEYLHNEAERLLLEAMDELEVAFNNTTVRTDCNHIFLNFVPTVIMDPSKIEESVRSMVMRYGSRLWKLRVLQAELKINIRLTPTGKQIPIRLFLTNESGYYLDISLYKEVTDSRTGQVGPKDRQIMFQAYGDKQGPLHGMLINTPYVTKDLLQSKRFQAQSLGTTYVYDFPEMFRQALKKLWHSFQAFAHLPKCPLPSELLTFTELVLDAQGQLVQMNRLPGGNEIGMVAWRMTLRTPEYPAGREIIVISNDITHKIGSFGPQEDVLFLRASEMARESGIPRIYIAANSGARIGLAEEIRHMFHVAWQDQADPYKGFKYLYLTPQDYKKVSALNSVHCEHVEDEGESRYKITDIIGKDEGLGVENLKGSGMIAGESSLAYEEIITMNLVTCRAIGIGAYLVRLGQRTIQVDNSHIILTGAGALNKVLGREVYTSNNQLGGIQIMHNNGVTHSTVCDDFEGVFTLLQWISYMPMCKSSPVPILTAKDPIDRLVEFVPTKAPYDPRWMLAGRPSQTPKGSWQSGFFDQGSFMEIMQPWAQSVVVGRARLGGIPTGVVAVETRSVELSIPADPANLDSEAKIIQQAGQVWFPDSAFKTAQAIKDLNREGLPLIVFSNWRGFSGGMKDMYDQVLKFGAYIVDGLREYKQPVLVYIPPQAELRGGSWVVIDPTINPRHMEMYADKDSRGGVLEPEGTVEIKFRRKDLVKTMRRVDPIYTGLAEKLGTPELSPPDRKELETKLKEREEFLLPIYHQVAVQFADLHDTPGRMQEKGVITDILEWPTSRQFFYWRLRRLLLEDTVKRKIQAANSELTDGQIQAMLRRWFVEAEGAVKAYLWDNNEDVVGWLERQLAEEEGARSVIDENIKYIRRDHILKQIRSLVQANPEVAMDSIVHMTQHISPTQRAEVVRILSTMETSASS, via the exons GTGCTTATCGCTAACAATGGCATCGCAGCAGTCAAATGCATGCGCTCCATCCGCCGCTGGGCCTATGAGATGTTCCGCAATGAAAGGGCAATCCGCTTTGTTGTAATGGTTACCCCAGAGGACCTGAAGGCCAATGCAG aGTACATCAAAATGGCAGATCATTATGTGCCTGTGCCAGGAGGTACTAATAACAACAACTATGCCAATGTCGAGCTCATTCTGGACATTGCAAAACGCATACCTGTTCAA GCAGTGTGGGCTGGATGGGGTCATGCCTCGGAGAACCCCAAACTCCCAGAGCTGCTTCACAAGAATGGCATTGCTTTCATGG GTCCCCCAAGTCAGGCTATGTGGGCTCTCGGAGACAAGATTGCTTCATCTATCGTGGCTCAGACAGCTGGCATTCCCACCCTGCCCTGGAGCGGCGTAG GCCTGACAGTAGAATGGACGGAGAGCAACCAAAGGAAGAAAATTATCAACGTTCCCTCTGATGTGTATGAGCTTGGCTGCATCCAGGATGTGGAGGACGGCCTGAAG GCTGCAGAGAAAGTTGGCTACCCCGTCATGGTGAAGGCTTCAGAGGGAGGTGGAGGAAAAGGCATTCGTAAAGTCAACTGTGCTGATGATTTCCCTAACCTCTTCAGACAG GTCCAGGCAGAAGTTCCAGGATCACCTATTTTCGTCATGCAGCTAGCCAAGCACGCTCGCCACCTAGAGGTCCAGATCTTGGCTGATCAATATGGCAATGCCATTTCCCTGTTTGGTAGAGACTGTTCTGTGCAGCGACGGCACCAGAAGATCATCGAGGAGGCTCCGGCTACCATCGCTACTTCTGATGTGTTTGAGGACATGGAAAGG tGTGCTGTGAAGCTGGCTAAGATGGTGGGGTACGTCAGTGCAGGAACAGTGGAGTACCTCTACAGCCAGGATGGCAGCTTCTACTTCCTGGAGCTTAACCCTCGCCTGCAGGTGGAACACCCTTGTACCGAGATGGTGGCTGATGTCAACTTGCCTGCTGCCCAGCTGCAG ATTGCTATGGGTATTCCTCTTCAAAGGATCAAAGACATCAGGATGCTTTATGGCGTCCAGCCCTGGGGAGACTCTCCCATTGACTTTGAGGGTCTGTCAACAGCCCCCTCCCCACGGGGTCATGTCATTGCAGCACGAATCACCAGTGAAAATCCTGATGAG GGTTTTAAGCCAAGCTCCGGAACAGTGCAAGAGCTGAATTTCCGCAGCAATAAGAACGTGTGGGGCTACTTCAGTGTTGCAGCGGCTGGAGGGCTGCATGAATTCGCTGACTCCCAGTTTGGACACTGTTTCTCTTGGGGAGAGAATCGGGAAGAAGCCATCTC caacatGGTAGTGGCTCTGAAGGAGTTGTCTATCAGAGGAGACTTCAGGACCACAGTAGAATACCTCATTAAGCTGCTGGAGACTGAAAGCTTTCAGCACAACACCATTGACACAGGCTGGCTGGACAGGCTGATCTCAGAGAAGATGCAG gcggAGCGTCCAGATACCATGCTGGGAATTGTGAGTGGAGCTCTTCATGTGGCAGATGTCAATCTAAGGAACAGTGTGTCCAACTTTCTACATTCTCTGGAAAG GGGTCAGGTGCTGCCAGCACACACACTACTCAACACTGTGGATGTGGAGCTGATCTACGAAGGTACTAAGTACGTCCTAACTGTGACACGCCAGTCTCCCAACTCCTATGTGGTCATCATGAACCAGTCCTCTGCTGAAGTGGATGTCCATCGGCTCAGTGATGGAGGTCTTCTGCTGTCTTATGATGGAAGCAGCTACACTACCTACATGAAGGAAGAGGTGGACAG GTATCGCATCACGATTGGGAACAAGACTTGCGTTTTTGAAAGGGAGAATGATCCTTCGCTGCTGCGATCTCCTTCAGCAGGAAAACTTATCCAGTTCACAGTTGAGGATGGCGGGCATGTGTTTTCTGGCCAGTGCTATGCTGAAATTGAG GTGATGAAGATGGTAATGACCCTTACAGCTGCAGAGTCTGGTTGTATTCACTATGTGAAGAGGGCTGGAGCAGCACTGGAGCCTGGCTGTGTCATTGCCAAACTGCAACTGGATGATCCAAGCAGAGTGCAACAG GCAGAGCTTCACACAGGGCCTCTCCCTACTATCCAGGCAGTAGCTCTGAGAGGGGAGAAGCTACACAGAGTCTTCCACAACACACTGGATCATCTTGTTCACATAATGAATGGCTTCTGTCTTCCTGAGCCTTTCTTCAGTGTTAAA TTGAAAGAGTGGGTGGAAAGGTTGATGAAAAACATGCGGGATCCCTCTTTGCCGCTGTTGGAGCTTCAAGACATCATGACCAGTGTGTCAGGCCGCATTCCCCCCGCTGTGGAGAAGTGTATCAAAAAGGAGATGGCTCAGTATGCGAGCAACATCACATCTGTGCTCTGCCAGTTTCCCAGCCAGCAG ATTGCAAACATCCTTGACAGTCATGCTGCTACTCTTAACAAGAAGTCAGAGAGAGAGGTCTTCTTCATGAACACACAAAGCATCGTTCAGCTGGTGCAGAA GTATCGTAGTggcatcagaggtcacatgaagGCAGTGGTGATGGACTTGCTCAGACAGTACCTGAAAGTAGAGATCCAGTTTCAGAATG GACACTACGACAAGTGTGTGTTCGCACTGCGTGAGGAAAACAAAGGCGACATGGCCAATGTGCTCAACTACATCTTCTCCCATGCTCAAGTCACAAAGAAGAACCTGCTGGTTACTATGCTGATT GATCAGCTGTGTGGCCGTGATCCCACACTGACGGATGAACTGATGGCCATCTTGACCGAACTCACCCAGCTCAGCAAGACGACCAATGCCAAGGTTGCACTGCGGGCTCGGCAG GTGTTGATTGCTTCCCACCTCCCCTCTTATGAGCTCCGACACAACCAGGTGGAGTCCATCTTCCTCTCTGCCATTGACATGTATGGACATCAGTTTTGCATCGAGAACCTACAG AAACTGATCCTTTCAGAAACCTCCATCTTCGATGTTCTGCCCAACTTCTTCTACCACAGTAATCAGGTAGTCAGGATGGCTGCCCTCGAG GTGTACGTTCGCAGAGCATACATTGCCTACGAGCTCAACAGCGTTCAGCATCGACAACTGAGGGACAACACATGTATAGTAGAGTTCCAGTTCATGCTTCCCACCTCGCACCCCAACAG AGGGAACATCCCCACTCTAAACAG GAAATTGTCTGCTCCGATCCTGGACATTGTAAAAGCCGCGGACACTAGGTTACAGCAAACTAAACTGCAGGACCTTAAAGAACAAGATATTAAATCTGAGGATGATAATGCTGAGAAGAAACCTGTGGACAG GATGTCATTCTCATCCAACCTGAACCACTACGGCATGGTGCACGTAGCCAGTGTCAGTGACGTTCTGCTCGACACATCCTTCACACCTCCTTGCCAGCGCATGGGAGCCATGGTCGCTTTCCGCTCCTTCCAGGAGTTCACCAG GAACATAAACGATGTTTTAAGCTGCTTCTCTGACTCTCCTCCGCCAAGTCCAACCTTCCCAGAGGGAGGTAACCCTGTCCTGTACGGTGAAGAGGACAACAAG AGTGTCCAGGACGAGCCTATCCATATCCTGAATGTGGCTATAAAGACCGACAGCGACATTGATGACGAAGGGCTGGCCGCCATATTCCGAGAGTTTACTCAGTCAAAG AAATCTCTACTGTTTGAACATGGCATCCGTAGGCTGACTTTCCTTGTGGCTCAGAAG GATTTCAGGAAGCAAGTCAACTGTGAGGTGGACCAGAGGTTTCAT AGAGAATTCCCCAAATTTTTCACATTCCGTGCCAGAGACAAG TTTGAAGAGGACAGGATCTATCGTCATTTGGAGCCGGCTCTAGCTTTCCAGTTGGAGCTCAACCGTATGCGCAATTTTGCCCTGTCTGCCATGCCCTGCGCTAATCACAAGATGCACTTGTACCTGGGAGCGGCCCGTGTGGAGGTGGGCACAGAGGTTACAGACTACCGGTTCTTTGTGCGAGCCATCATCCGCCACTCTGATCTGGTCACAAAG GAGGCCTCTTTTGAATACCTCCACAATGAAGCAGAGCGTCTGCTGCTGGAGGCCATGGATGAGCTGGAGGTGGCTTTCAACAACACGACTGTACGAACTGACTGCAACCACATCTTCCTCAATTTCGTTCCTACAGTCATCATGGATCCATCAAAA ATTGAGGAGTCTGTGCGCTCCATGGTGATGCGTTACGGCAGCCGTCTGTGGAAGCTGCGTGTCCTGCAGGCCGAATTAAAAATCAACATTCGCCTGACTCCGACAGGAAAGCAAATCCCCATCCGCCTCTTCCTCACCAACGAATCGGGCTACTACCTGGACATCAGCCTGTACAAGGAGGTCACTGATTCCCGAACGGGACAGGTGGGGCCCAAAGACCGTCAG ATCATGTTCCAAGCATATGGAGACAAGCAGGGTCCGCTGCATGGCATGCTCATCAACACCCCCTATGTGACCAAGGACCTGCTACAGTCTAAGCGCTTCCAGGCACAATCTCTGGGCACCACCTATGTCTATGACTTTCCAGAAATGTTCAGACAG GCTCTGAAAAAGCTGTGGCACTCTTTCCAGGCCTTTGCACACTTACCCAAATGCCCTCTTCCTTCTGAGCTGCTCACCTTCACAGAGCTGGTTCTCGACGCCCAAGGTCAGCTGGTGCAGATGAACCGACTGCCAGGGGGCAACGAG ATTGGCATGGTGGCATGGCGGATGACCCTGCGTACGCCAGAATATCCAGCAGGACGTGAGATCATCGTCATAAGTAACGACATCACGCACAAGATAGGTTCATTTGGGCCCCAGGAGGACGTGTTGTTCCTGCGAGCCTCGGAGATGGCCCGAGAGAGCGGCATCCCCCGAATCTACATCGCAGCCAACAGTGGCGCCCGCATCGGTCTGGCAGAGGAAATCAGACACATGTTCCATGTGGCCTGGCAGGATCAAGCTGACCCATATAAG GGTTTCAAGTATCTCTACCTCACACCTCAGGATTACAAGAAAGTTTCAGCCCTGAACTCTGTGCATTGCGAACACGTGGAGGATGAGGGAGAATCCAG GTACAAGATCACTGACATCATTGGAAAAGATGAAGGGCTTGGTGTGGAGAATCTGAAAGGGTCTGGGATGATTGCTGGAGAATCCTCTCTGGCTTATGAGGAGATCATCACCATGAACCTG GTCACTTGCAGAGCCATCGGGATCGGAGCCTATCTAGTGAGGCTTGGACAGAGAACCATTCAAGTGGACAACTCTCATATTATTCTGACTGGAGCTGGAGCTCTCAACAAG GTGCTGGGCAGAGAAGTGTACACATCAAACAACCAACTTGGTGGTATTCAGATCATGCACAACAATGGTGTGACACACTCGACAGTTTGCGATGACTTTGAGGGAGTCTTCACTCTGCTGCAGTGGATATCCTACATGCCCATG TGTAAATCCAGCCCAGTGCCCATCCTCACTGCCAAGGATCCCATAGATCGGCTAGTGGAGTTTGTGCCTACAAAGGCTCCATATGACCCTCGCTGGATGCTGGCAGGACGTCCCAGCCAGA CTCCAAAAGGTTCCTGGCAGAGCGGCTTTTTCGACCAGGGCTCCTTCATGGAGATCATGCAGCCATGGGCTCAGAGTGTGGTGGTAGGCAGAGCCAG ACTTGGTGGGATACCTACGGGGGTGGTCGCCGTTGAAACCAGGTCAGTGGAGCTGTCAATCCCAGCCGATCCAGCCAATTTGGACTCTGAGGCGAAG ATCATCCAGCAGGCGGGACAGGTGTGGTTCCCAGATTCTGCTTTCAAAACAGCCCAGGCCATTAAGGACCTGAACAGAGAGGGCCTACCTCTTATAGTGTTTTCCAACTGGAGAGGCTTTTCTGGAGGAATGAAAG ATATGTACGACCAGGTGTTGAAGTTTGGGGCCTACATTGTGGATGGGCTGAGGGAGTACAAGCAGCCGGTGCTGGTTTATATCCCCCCCCAGGCTGAGCTGAGGGGAGGATCCTGGGTGGTTATAGATCCCACAATCAACCCACGCCACATGGAGATGTACGCAGACAAGGACAGCCG AGGTGGAGTTTTGGAGCCTGAAGGAACAGTTGAGATCAAATTCAGGAGGAAGGACCTGGTGAAGACCATGAGAAGAGTGGATCCGATCTACACAGGCTTGGCTGAAAAACTGG GAACACCAGAGCTGAGTCCCCCTGATCGTAAAGAACTGGAGACCAAGCTGAAGGAGCGTGAGGAGTTTCTCCTGCCTATCTACCACCAGGTGGCTGTGCAGTTTGCAGACCTCCATGACACCCCAGGTCGCATGCAAGAGAAGGGCGTAATCACG GATATCCTTGAATGGCCAACGTCCCGTCAGTTCTTTTACTGGCGCCTGCGGCGTCTGCTGCTGGAAGACACGGTGAAGAGGAAGATCCAAGCGGCCAACAGCGAGCTGACAGACGGCCAGATCCAAGCGATGCTGCGCCGCTGGTTTGTGGAGGCAGAGGGGGCCGTCAAG GCCTATCTGTGGGATAATAATGAGGACGTGGTGGGATGGCTGGAGAGGCAACTAGCTGAAGAAGAGGGCGCAAGGTCCGTCATTGACGAGAACATCAAGTACATCCGCCGAGATCACATCCTCAAGCAGATACGCAG CCTCGTTCAAGCCAACCCAGAGGTTGCCATGGATTCTATTGTACACATGACCCAGCACATCTCGCCCACCCAGAGAGCTGAGGTGGTCCGTATCCTGTCCACAATGGAGACGTCGGCCTCCTCCTAG